Within Vicia villosa cultivar HV-30 ecotype Madison, WI linkage group LG1, Vvil1.0, whole genome shotgun sequence, the genomic segment CATTCGAATCGGGTGAATTTTCCAGACCTCACGCTTAGGAGGGCTTATGTACATCCAAAACGTACATACTAGGTCAACTAACATCTCGTCTGTTATTATCAAACTGCTCCTGTTTGTTCCTTCTATCGAGTCGCCTTTCAATTAAGGAGACATCCTCATCAAATAGAGTTCAATATCTTTTATGGCTTCCGAGGTGACAAGGGAAACATGATAATTAAGATTTATGAATACGAGATAATGTCATCACTAGACAAACACTATAAGAAGAGTAGCTTAGCTACATTGAAAGACAAGTAATCTTAAAATCACAAAATTCTAAGTTCATTGTGGCTTCTCCCGACCAACTTTAAGAAAGtcatttgactttttttttaaatagaaataaaataaaactagtatatttacaaaatggaataaaaaatattttaaaaaattaaattgagcCTCCATTTCCGGTGAGTTTCTTGTCAATAATTAGAGGAGAGAGATAGACGTGTTTCTTCCCTTTCAGACTTCAAAACTTCAAAACGCGCTTAGATTTATCGTTACTCTTTTGCTTGAAATCAAAAATCAAGTaggaaaagaaacaaaaaatgaCTGAAATTCAGGAGTTGCCGGAAGGATGCATCGCCGCCATACTGTCTCGTACTACTCCCGTTGACGCCGGCAGATTCTCCGTCATTTCCAAGACTTTCCGTTCTGCGGCCGACTCCGATGCCGTCTGGAATCAATTCCTCCCTTCCGATTCCAATTTCATAGCTTCTGTTGTTTCACATTCTCCCTCACTTGGCAACGCCCCTACCAAGAAGGCTCTCTATCTCGCTCTCTCCGATCACCCTATCATCATCGATAATGGTCACAAGGTATTATTCTCGGTAACATTTAAGGGCTTAGGTTTAGCCTAAGGTATTATTCTGTAAAATGTTTAGTCCAGAAGAAAATGCTAATAGCAATTGGGTACGTTGAAATGCAGAGCGTTCAATTGGATAGAAAAACTGGAAAGTTTCGTTACATGCTTGCTGCTAGATCTCTCACTATTATTTGGAGTGATCATGACCAATACTGGGACTGGATTGAATTGCCTGAATCCAGGTTAACTACCACTTAACTTCTCTGTTTGTTTTTTGCCGAATTTCCTCGAAGTCTTTTTTAAAAACCTGTCTTTTTGAGGGCATAAAATTTTGTTGCCTTCTTATTCACAAACAATAGTTATGTTCTTCCAAATTATAGTTCAGTTTGCagtgttttccttctctatttaTGTTTTATTGCTCTGTACGATAAGTTCTTTTATTATTAAGTATGAAGGtctttttaattttgtatatttttttagtGTTTATATTTACTTTGCACACTGATCTTTAGTCTTTGCAATAGTGTCTATCCCGATATCCGTTGTACCACTATAACATTTTAGGGGGTCGGTGCTACAAGACACTATCTGGGATCAACATCACAGTTGTTTATATTGCTTATATGCACATTCCACACTTATCATGAGAAAGTGAGGCAGGTTGAAAACTGGGTGTCCTTTTATGAGGGAGAACATGTATGTAACTTTTAACTAAGCAGCCGGTGGTTATCAGTTTCAGCTTGGTAACTAAACATGTAATGAATCTCTTTCGACTTTTCTCTCAGTTTCAATATTTTAACCTTTGCAACTTTGTACTACTTTTGGACAGGTTCCCTGAAGTTGCTGAGCTTCGTGATGTATGTTGGTTTGATATTCAGGGTACGATAAACACCGTTGCATTGTCCCCAAATACTGAGTATGCAGCTTATCTTGTGTTCAAGATGGTTGGTGCCCGTGGATTTCAGAACCGTCCCATAGAGTTATCAGTTTTTGTCGAAGGTGGACATAGTAATACTAAAAATGTCTGCTTGGATCCTGATGTGGAAGGTAGGTCTCACGACAGAGTAGTAGGATTGGAATGTCCTAATGTGAGAAGTGATGGGTGGTTGGAGATTGAGATGGGAGAGTTCTTCAATTCAGGCATAGAGAATGAAGAAGTCCATATGAAGGTTTTGGAGACTAAGGGTGGTAATTGGAAGAGAGGTTTCATTGTTGAAGGAATAGAAGTTAGGCCTAAGTAAGAGTATTAAGCAATGCGAGCAAGGTATTTTACATTTGGATGGCAGAACAATGTTTGAAGATTTGAAGTCCTaacttttcaacataatataTATTGTTGTTCCAAACTGTTTCTTTGATAAGTAGTTATGCAAGTTATATTGTTGTCTGTGTGTAGTGGCCCAGTATTTCGGGATATCTGTGTTGTGGATATCAGCTTCCTTCCTAGTGAGTTGATTGTTCCCACTATATTATATATTGTGATTATGTGATATTGTGTTGCAATACAAATGTGCTAATTATTGGTTATGAACCCTCAACAATGAATGCATCAAGTACTGAATTATTCCTATTCCagtgatttttaaattatttccTACTTAAGTAATTaggtatattttaaatttttaatccaTTTTGTTACTCATGCACAATGAAGGGTGAGAAGAACAACTCTCCTTCTCGCACTCATATGATTTAATTAGAGTTAAAATTGTGGttgaaattattatttaattaaaattttaatcgtTTGAAGAAGGTAATAAGGACTCGTCTTTTAATGGTATGAATGACTTATAATATAAATCTACGaccaaaattataaaaaaaaatcaatttaaatagtACAAATTTTTTAAAGGCTGAACTCATTTGTTACTAGATTAGTAGATTTTAAATGGACTTGGATCATCTCCTTCAATTTATCCTCTCCAACTATCTCCTTCACacttttctctctatctctctctaatattttctcactcttcttctttttatcatttttcttaataccattaatttaattataCTTGCTTTTGGTGAAGGAGAGAAAAGGAGGGAAGGAGAGGATCCATGGTGATTTTAAATCGATAGAATAACAATGGGTTTTTCTTAGTCtgaattaattaataaagtatgattatttgaataaaatatggaGATTAAAGACTTGTTTGAATGTGTTTTgattatcaaatttttaaaagttattttataaatcaattttaaaaaatatatattaaataaatgaaataggtttgataatattattttgagttaatagtagtttaccccctgtaatatgagcgtgtttcggtttaccccccaccgttgccaaaggcatgttttggcaacggttttttttgaaaaaaccgttgccaaaaggtagggagggggaaaagcaaaattcgctaacattacaggggggtgaactactattaaccctattaTTTTTAAGAATTCTCAACACTAAGAATTCCCAACGACATGCCAAAACTTCATAAAGAAAAGGGCTGGTAGTCCATCGGGTGCAAGGGCTTTCAGAGATTGCATCTGGTGGAGAGCCATCTTAACCTCCTACTCAGTGTACTTTGCATCACACATGGCCCTATGCTCACATCTCAACTTGTCACACACAATCTCTCATGAGgactaaatgttttttttttaaatctaggTATTCGGCCATACGACCGACTTAATCCAAGAGGACTTAGTGTTAATAGGGTGataggtgtaacaccccatattttctaattttaatttaatcggaaattaaattatta encodes:
- the LOC131644219 gene encoding F-box protein PP2-B10-like, coding for MTEIQELPEGCIAAILSRTTPVDAGRFSVISKTFRSAADSDAVWNQFLPSDSNFIASVVSHSPSLGNAPTKKALYLALSDHPIIIDNGHKSVQLDRKTGKFRYMLAARSLTIIWSDHDQYWDWIELPESRFPEVAELRDVCWFDIQGTINTVALSPNTEYAAYLVFKMVGARGFQNRPIELSVFVEGGHSNTKNVCLDPDVEGRSHDRVVGLECPNVRSDGWLEIEMGEFFNSGIENEEVHMKVLETKGGNWKRGFIVEGIEVRPK